The Kribbella sp. NBC_00662 nucleotide sequence CGAAACCGTCGGCGAACGAAGAGGTGTCATCCACGGCCCCCTCTTCGATCACTGCGTACTCCCATTCAGCGATCCTGCCGTACACGCTCCGGCACAACTGCTCGATCGAAGGATTGAGGAGAGAGATCTCGGCCAGAACTTCGGTAACCTCCCTCCACCAGCCGTCCGATTCTTCCTCAACCTTCGCGAACTTCTCGGTCCGCCGATGGGTCTCTGCCCATAGCGCGATCAACTGGTCGTGCCGCCCCAGCGCCAACTGGACGAAGCGTGCGTAAGCTGCGCGCTTCGTGTCCATGAATTGCTTCCTTCTCTCGTGCTCCCGGTCCTCAGCCGCGCGCTCCTTCTCCCACGTCAAGCGCCTGCTCTCCCGCCGGCCGGTGAAAGCGGCAGCCACGACCTGACCGGCGATCGCGCCCGCGGCACCGATGCCCGAGGCGATCAGAGCTACCGTCGTCGTATCCACGAGAGGCAGACTACGGTCAAATCTCCCGGGCGCTCGGCGCGCGAGCGGCAATGCCGGACGCATGGCTCAGGTCCTCGCGTGCGGCGGCGCATGGAACGGCACTCGCCCGACAGGGAGCCCGACGCAGCGACCGCGCTCCGGGAGCTTCGGCGTGCGCCTCATCGGTAATCCGTGGCGGGCTATCGGCGGCGCGGTGTATACCTTGCCTGAAGGAGTCGGGATGAACAGATGGAAAGCCTTTGAGGAGCACAATGAGGCCGCGACCGAGCGGGCACGCTCGTGGCTGGAGAACGCCGATCCTTCAATCGGAGTCGGCAGCAGGCATCACATCGTCCCGAGGTTCCTTCTGGAGCGATTTTTCAAACGGGAATCAGGTCCTGGCTGTTCGCGACCGAGCATCTGGTGTGGAGACAATTCGCCACATCAAAGACATGGGATTCAAGGACTTCTATACCTCCATCAACATTGAGGGAGAACTTGACGGTAGAATCGAGCAGATTCTGTGTCTTGTTGAGGGCGAGACGGCATCGCTGATAACCAGGCTCCTGAACCCATTCATCCCATTTTCCCTGGAGGAGCAGGATCGACTTCAGTTGGCGCAGTTCATCGCCTTTCAACTAGTTCGCGGTCCGCGGCAGAGGCGTGAAATTGAACTGACGATCGATTGGACGATGAAGTCCACTCATGGCCACTTGTGGACAAGTGGCGAACTCAGCGAGATAGTCGTGACGCCACACCCTAATGAGCATCTCCGCATGATGTGCGGGTTTGCCGAGTCGTTGGCGAATCTCTTGTATGACCGTCCAGTAACGATGGTGACACTCGATCAGTCATTGCTTCTAATCTCCGACGAACCGGCGGTGGCG carries:
- a CDS encoding DUF4238 domain-containing protein, whose product is MRPRPSGHARGWRTPILQSESAAGITSSRGSFWSDFSNGNQVLAVRDRASGVETIRHIKDMGFKDFYTSINIEGELDGRIEQILCLVEGETASLITRLLNPFIPFSLEEQDRLQLAQFIAFQLVRGPRQRREIELTIDWTMKSTHGHLWTSGELSEIVVTPHPNEHLRMMCGFAESLANLLYDRPVTMVTLDQSLLLISDEPAVAIGNGNYVEHAPECFVAAPTAEDLRRRRRKDRRKPKLQHAHVFPARPAPAAAPEIGFPVSPRAALIFGDRGSKLPDGHQALTGAEAEAFARDLNLCIIENAYEWVAANPDHPTFSKMKFPPVGPILSVCDGGSAMSKQLEQPPHPRRPERLPGVAWTFQNEKRPNLRITKEE